TCGTTTAAGCCAATAACTTATTCTTGAGGCTGTTCACTTTTGGTGAGAGCCTAGCACAATCCAGTTCAAGGAAAAGTTTCTGGAATACTTCCAAGGTGTATTTTAGCTCTTTGGGATAGGCGAGATCGACTGCATATGTCAATCCAACCAGCATTGCGCATGCTCTTGGAAAATTACCCAGAGCAGGCATAACTCTCACACCCTCCAGCACAATGCCAATGTCATCCTCCTCAGATCCAACAGCCTTGATTTTGTAGATTTTCATCCTCTGTTCAGAAAGATCTTGTGACACACTGTCCTCATCAGCATCCTGAAACAACAAACACATGGGTTTTTCTGACTGTAATTGCACACATGAAATATTTCCTGGACACATCCTGTAGctgaatgacaaataaaacatgatAATATCTCAAATTATTTGAAAATtgacaaacacatacacaaacacatatgaataacaaaaacagaataatgTTTCTACTTCAACACTTACACTGTACTCTTTGATCAGTTGATCAATGGACTCCCCAAGGTACACCATCAAGCACTGAATAACCAGATTTCTGGTTATGTTATTGCTAGGATTGCTTGGTGACTGAAAATGAGCAAGAATTCCAAAAATTACCATCAGATATGGTAAATGGAAGTGACCATTTATTAAGACAAAACTGTGAGAATTggcagtattaaaaaaaactgttaaatatCAAATTATCATCACATGGAACATTATGTGGGATAAGTAGCTGATGTTAATGCACATGCCTGGGTGCTGACAGTCAACAAAACGGTATTGTCAACATTATATAGGTAAAGACAATTCCAAGTTGTATGCTTCAACAAGTTGTATGCTTCAAtctttaaatgtgtcgttttagtaaattaatttaatttagtcatttagttttttatttaatttagtttatGATTGTCAGAAAGGGTTTTTCCTTcttgggaaaaaacaaaaccccagcaatacctgtacttgtggggttttttggtttttttttttactaagaacagacatgtatttaaaatacaattaaaacatGAAACCCATAATTGTGTTGTTAATTATATCAGTGACGTCCTCTTGCACtgacaaaaacatgcaaacaagtTAGTGGAGCTATGCACCATGCAAATGACTCTTGAAATTTGACAAAATAattctttaaataaaattacaagctGAAATGTCTGTGGAAAATACCTTGGCTATGATAGCCTGCAACTTCAATCCCATGGCTCCCCCCTTGGAATGGAAAAGGGCCAACAGTTTGGGAGTGTACTCATCCAGCATGGACATGAATTTGGGTTCAAGGTGTACCAGGGTGATCCTGTAGAACTCATCCTGCAGctgaatgacaaataaaacacgaTAAAGCCTCAAATTATTTGAAGCTTGAaagattacattaaaaaaacccAAAAGCCTACCCAAAATGAATTTGGAACTCACATGAGatgcctcaaacaaagctggcCATCTGGCTTTGATGTCTTCAATGCTGGGGGACAGGTTGACAATTTCATGTCGTCTATGTGCAAATGTTTTAgccattttttcttttatcaCTTTGTTGTTGTCTCTTTTCTTGACTTCAGTAAGCAACTGAATTCTCTCTTCTTCTTGACTGTCCTCATCTTCACCTGCTGGATATGGCGGAAGGTAATTTACCTCTGCTTTCCGAGGCTTTTTCACTTTATTTGCAGACTTCTGGTCACCTGGACTCTTGTGTTTCATGGCATTGCATGTCAACTCAGGAACACCAAACCCTCTAAGTTTTGTACGATAATTGGCCATCTTGTATTTGATGCTTTGTTGCCAACCATAATAACCTTGAGACAAGGGTATTTTGTCACAAGTGCCTCAGCAACATAACTGACCTGTGCACTTGAAGGATaggctgtaaatgtaaatacagttTCAGCCAACTTCTCAAGAATATCAGTCTTTACTTTGGAGGTGGGCAGAAGATTTCCATTCTTTTTATACTCCTCATTGGCTCTTTCCAGGTACATCTCAGTTTCATATGCAAACTGTGGAATGGGAAACTGTTTTGGCCAGGGCTCACAACgtcagggctagacataagccgcggcaccgcggccaatggccgtcgtgcctttcaaaattggccgcacgcctcctcaaaattgaagtaccttacggccaagattggcctgcctttaatgtttgtctggccgtatgccccctttttaccaaaagtaacgttcattacacaaaagacttgcgcacgacacggtccactttacctcgtcaacaatcgatgcatctgtactgaacccgaacccaaccttcgatacgagaaacgaggtcgacccgcacatctcgtaattcccaactactgaatgaaccgcaatgaattctggactaatacgatcatgtacatgttcgtcgcatgattggctggtacggtatgtgtCGTCCAGCcgactatggagccacagcaatgacaatggtgcatcatcgggggttacgttttttgattggaaaagccatccgacggtttccgaataacagataggtgtcctcttcggtaatcatcgtgtagttgtcgtctgctgcttatgctgtcaccatgcctcgcaaagattgagaacgtaaaagaaagcaagctgaactcgcggctactgccgcaaaatgttgcaaattatctactttgttcaggtaagtgtcagatggtgttgtaaaaaaacatttgccgaggcagagcagatttgactcagagaagtaccaagctctgctgggaggatataggactggtagcgtgcagtgtgcaaaaaacgaacgtcaagtcaattgtcatgtacactaaaagaatacgggtgttctgagcaaacaaatacaaaaaaattgacggctcctttattgttggattttgttttttgaaataaagatatatatatatatctataaatatatatatatatatattctgtctcaaatcgaaggtcgtattgcgtaggttgtctaaacttggtaattacagtaattggtaattagtgactcagtattggcccaatgcctttttggaaagtttctgcttttttgaaaataaaaaaatgcatcctttatggaaataaaattcctccacaaggcccgaggtgtcctatgaaatttaaataaatgaaaaaaacatttttactccagattttggccttgtgcccaggcttaatggccttgtgccctagaaaaaatatgaatagccaaggccaaagtggctgtgccctcctaaatccttatgtctagccctgcaaCGTTCTGTGGTCTTCTGCCTTTTGAGAATAATGGTGTCCTGAGAAGAAGTGGTTGCAGCAGAGTCTGCATTGGATACAATTGACTCAGCATATGAGGACTCATAGTCAGACAGTTGGCCAGAGGGGCTGCCAAAACTGTCATCAACCGGAGTCAAGCTTAGGATGACCGGGGTGATGCCAACAACCTTCACAGTGTCTTTGTCTTTTATCTGGTCAGCTCTGTGAAGAGTGAAGTAGTCCTGAAATTCTGGGTCAAAATACTGAAGACTGAAGTCATTTGAAATCCCAAAAGTATCCTTCACAacactctgcagctcctccaaTGTTGGTGGGATCCCTGATGGAAGAACCAACTTCTCGATTTGGTCATCAATAATTACACGAAGCTTTGCCTCCATCTCGTTCAACctagaataaaatgtaaatgggcagagttaaatttcccttcaattaaataaaattagttATTACTTTTCATTTATACAATAGTAGAgatataaaactataaaacaaaaagcacaCTTCAACACACCAAATGTtgcaaaaaacaaatacttGGGAGATGTACATGTTATCAagtttttgttgttgtcgttttgtttttttttttacctattaTTCACAGCAGATGTAACGTTTCAGGGTTACCAAGCGTTTTCTTCCCACATTGTAAGAAGCCAAGGGCCACATGTCACCAAGTTTCTGCTGCTCCAAAAGACTGATCTTGCCAGTGTCCTCCAGTTGAAAAGATCTCAGATGCTCTACATACCATGCAGCAAGTAACTTCACAATGAAATATACACAATTGTCCAAAACGACTATCTGTATTATCTCAGCAAAGTCTGGTAGTCCACATGTTGAACCATTAGACAGGATCATCCCAGCAGTGTATCTTGTTCCACTGTAGGTGACAGTGGTGGCAAGCTGCACACAAGTCAGAGATGGTGATCTTGCTCTTAAATCTGCCTGTATGTCTGGATGCAGCACATCTACAGGCATTCTGGATATTTTTGTGACAAGCAGGGCAGGTTTCACCTCTTTTGATTGCATGTGGTATGTCATCATCATTTGATGCCTTGTAGAAAGGGTCAGCAacacatttttgaaattgttaGTGTGTCTCACAACTTGCTTGAAAAATCTGTGTTTTGCCTCAAAGCGCATTGTCCATACTCCAACCAATGGCCCATATTTTTCTATTAAAGCAGGGTAGTGCTCCAAAAAATGGTGTTTTGGTGTGAGCCTTTGATCAGGAAAAACTTCCAAATATCTGATACGATGTTCAGATATTTTAAATTCAAGGTAGGCAATACTTTGTGTTGTGTGAACAGGGGCAACCACTAACTCAACAATGTCCTTCAAAGTCAGAAGAAGTTGCCAAACAGGATCATCTTCAGGTACACGTAAACCAACAAGGAGAGGTAACAAACGTATTAGGGCCCAGTTTTCATGAGCATTTCCTCCTATAGTTTTGCGACCAGCAAAATTTGAAGGGATTGCTTGTGGACTGTTCAATTTGTCTGAGCCCTTATATGGAAAACGTGTGATTATATTATTCAGTTCAGTCAAACTGAAGTAGTGCTTCTTCAAAAAAACTTGAAAACACAATGCTAACTCTCTTGGCACTATTCCCTCAAAAAGGTCATGAAGGACATCTGGTGGGTATCCAGACACAAAGTGAAAATTATTAAGTTGATCAGTTAATGGACATGACCGCTTTAAGCCAAAATGAGGCACTAAATTTGGATTTTCTTTGACAGCTTGCACGTGTAAAACATAGTCATCCTTTTTTCGAAGTGGGAAGACCCCAGACCGTACTTCATATGTCTGGTACTCTGAAGAATGTCCAAGGCAGAATCTACAAACATATGGCCCGTTAAAACTTTCAACAAGTCCACTAATTGCATGAGCACCAAGGTTATCGGCTACAACACAGTGTAGGGCGCCTTTAATATTTCTCcctaaacatgaaataaaaaccCCCTCCTGTTCAAGAGTGACAAGATCTTTCAAAAGTGGATCCAATACTACTTTGTATTCAAACTGTTTCACA
This genomic interval from Paramormyrops kingsleyae isolate MSU_618 chromosome 8, PKINGS_0.4, whole genome shotgun sequence contains the following:
- the LOC140592326 gene encoding uncharacterized protein; the protein is MANYRTKLRGFGVPELTCNAMKHKSPGDQKSANKVKKPRKAEVNYLPPYPAGEDEDSQEEERIQLLTEVKKRDNNKVIKEKMAKTFAHRRHEIVNLSPSIEDIKARWPALFEASHLQDEFYRITLVHLEPKFMSMLDEYTPKLLALFHSKGGAMGLKLQAIIAKSPSNPSNNITRNLVIQCLMVYLGESIDQLIKEYSDADEDSVSQDLSEQRMKIYKIKAVGSEEDDIGIVLEGVRVMPALGNFPRACAMLVGLTYAVDLAYPKELKYTLEVFQKLFLELDCARLSPKVNSLKNKLLA